The genomic interval CGCCGCGCTCGATGCAGTCGCTCATGGCGCCCCAGATGCGCAGGGCGCCCTCGCGGATCTCGTCCTCGCTGCGCCACTGCAGCTCGCGCCGCATCATCGCGGCCGACACGGAGATCCCGCGCTCCTCGCACACGCGCATCAGCTCGGCGCCGGTGGTGAAGATGGCCTGCCCCGTCTCCTCGGAGGCGACCTCGGCGATCGACTGGTCCATGTCCGCGGCGTCGACGACGAAGCCGCCGCCCACGGAGAACATGGGCCGGCTCGCGATCACCTCGCCGGAGGCGTCGTAGGCCTCGAAGGTCATGCCGTTGGAGTGCTGGGGCAGGAAGGTCAGGGGGTGCAGCACGATCGCGGAGGGCCGGAGGGCCACGGGGAGGCGGCCGTCCAGCAGCAGTCCTCCCCCGGCCTCGATCTGCGCGACGCGCTCGCGCCCGGCGACGGGGTCGACGGTCTCCGGGTCGGCGCCCTCGAGGCCCATCACGATCGCGTCGAGCGTCCCGTGGCCCTGGCCGGTCGCGGCGAGCGATCCGTACAGATGCACGCCGACGTCCGCGACGCGCGGCCCGGTCTCACGGTCCTCGAGCACCTCGCGCGCGAAGAGGCTCGCGGCCCGCATGGGGCCCACGGTGTGGGAGCTCGACGGCCCGATCCCGATGCTGAACAGGTCGAACAGGCTGATGCTCATCGTCCGCCCCTGCGCGGGCCCGCTCCCCCGCCGCCGCGGCGGCCGCCGCGTCCGCCCTGAGGGCCGCCGCGTCCCTGCGAGCCGCCGCGACCACCCTGGCCACCGCGTCCGCCCTGGCCGCCGCGCCCGCTGCGCGAACCGCCGTGCCCGCCCTGGGAGCCGCCGCCGGACCGCCCGGAGGGAGCATCGCCGCCGGTGCGGGCGCCGCCCTGCCTGCCGCCCGAGCGTGCGCCGCCCGTGCGCCCTTGGCCGGTGCGGCCGCTCGTGCGGCCTCCGGTGCGCTGGCCGGTGGCGCGCCCTGCGCCGCCGCGCCCGCCGGCACCGCGTCCACCCGAGCCGCGCCCGCCGGACCCGCCTGCTCCTCGCCGAGCGCCGTGACCGGCCGAGGGGCCGCCCTCGGCAGCGGCCTCCTCGTCCCAGGCGGCGCGGAGCTCCTCGTTCGTGCGACGCTCCTCGGCGCGGGCCGCGTTCGCGCCCTCACCGCCGTTCGCCACGCCGCCGGAGAGGCGGAGCTTGCGCGGGGCGCCCTTGTGCTTGATCTTCGCCGGGTCCGCGGCGGGCTCGCCCGAGGGCGTACGACCGCCCAGGTCGATGAGCGCCTGGGCGTCGGCGCTGCGGGCCTCCTCCCACGTGGGCTCGACCTCGGCCGCCTCGAGAACGGCGCGGGTGCCCCGGGTCTGGTGCGGCAGGGCGAGGGTGACCACGCTGCCGGCGGCGCCCGCTCGCGCCGTGCGGCCGGAGCGGTGCACGTACTCCTTGGAGTCGGTGGCGGGATCGGCGTGCACGACCATGCTCACGTCGTCGATATGCAGCCCGCGGGCCGCGACGTCGGTCGCCACCAGCACGGGGAAGTCGCCCTCGCGGAAGCCGGCGAGGACGTTGGTGCGCAGACCCTGCTGCTTGTTGCCGTGCAGCGCCGCCGCCTGCACGCCGACCTCCACGAGCTCCGCCGCGATGCGCTCGGCGCCCAGCTGGGTGCGCGTGAACACGAGGGTGCGCCCGCGGCGCGCGGCGAGCTGCGCGATGACCTCGCGCTTGGCCTTGGGGGCGACCGCGAGCACGTGGTGGGACATGGTCTTCACCGCGGCGGCCACCGGAGTGGTCTCGTGCTCGACGGGATCGACCAGGAAGCTGTCGACGAGGGTCTCGACCTGCCCGTCGAGCGTCGCGGAGAACAGCATCTTCTGGGTGCCCATGGGGGTCGCCGCGAGAATCTCCCCGACCTGGTCGAGGAAGCCGAGGTCGGCCATGTGATCGGCCTCGTCCACGACGGTCGTCTCGATGCGGTCGAGGAAGAGGGCGTCGCGAGCGGCGAGGTCGAGGAGACGACCGGGCGTGGCGACGACGATCTCCGCGCCCCGGCGCAGGGCCTCGGCCTGCTTCTCGATGTTCATCCCGCCGGCGACCAGCTGCGCACGGATGCCCACGGCCCGCGCGAAGGGATGGAAGGTGTCCACGACCTGCACGGCGAGCTCACGGGTGGGGACCAGCACGAGGCCGAGCGGTCGACGGCGGTGCACCTTGCGCCCCCGGAACCGTGCGCACATCGAGAGCGCGAAGGCGAGGGTCTTGCCGGAGCCGGTCTCGGCGCGGGCCATCACGTCGCGGCCCGCGAGGGCGTCGGGCAGGATCGCCTCCTGGATCTCGAAGGCGCGGGTCAGGCCCTGCTCGGCGAGCACGGCGAGCAGCTCCTCGCTGAGCGCCATGTCGTCGAAGCGGGACGAGCTGTGGGCGCTGCGGCGGCGTGCCTTGGGCATCGGGGGTCCTCCTGGGTCGGGGCGCCCCTCGGGGCCGATCGGTGTCCCGATCCGGCCGTGCATCGGGCCTGCGATCGGGTCGTCGATCGGGCGGAGCGCTCCTCCATCATCGCGCACCGCGCGCTCGCGCGAGGCCGTGCGGGGCATGCGGGTGCGCAATGCCTCCCGTCGGCCGGACAGCGTCGCCCTCATCGGTCGGACGGGGTCCGGGGGCCGACGGCCGACGGGGCGCTCGTCACAGGTCGCCTCACGAGGTGGTCGTGCCTCGCCGGGCCCGTCGGCCCGTGGGAGAATGGCGGCGATGATGCGCACACTCATGACCTCGAAGATCCACCGCGCGACCGTGACCCAGGCCGACCTGCACTACGTCGGCTCGGTGACGATCGACGCGGCGCTCATGGACGCCGCCGGGATCCTCGAGAACGAGCAGGTCTCCATCGTGGACGTCACCAACGGCGCCCGGCTGGAGACCTACGCGATCACGGGCGAGCGCGACAGCGGCGTCATCGGCATCAACGGGGCGGCCGCGCATCTGGTGGTCCCCGGCGACCTCGTGATCATCATCGCCTACGGCCTGTTCGACGCGCAGGAGGCCGCAGAGCACCACCCCCGCGTGGTGCACGTGGACGGCGCGAACCGCGTGGTGAAGGTGGGCGACGACCCCGCGGAGCCCGTGCCCGGCATGCCCGACCAGCGCACCGGCCGCTGAGCCGCGCACGGGTGAGCTGAGCCGTGACAGGGGTCCTCTCCGGGTTCTTCATCGTCTGGTGCCTGATCGCGATCGGCTGGATCGTCGGGCGCACGGGCGTCCTCGGCGAGCAGGGGCGCTTCGTCCTGAACCGCACCACGTTCTTCCTGGCGTCCCCGTGCCTCGTGCTCACCTCCCTGCTCGAATCGGACCTGGGGCAGGTGCTGTCCACGCCGATGCTCATCGCCGGGGTCTCGGGGCTCGTCTCGGGAGGGCTGCTCCTGCTGATCATCCGTGTGCTCACGAAGCGCCGCGGA from Brachybacterium kimchii carries:
- a CDS encoding DEAD/DEAH box helicase, yielding MPKARRRSAHSSSRFDDMALSEELLAVLAEQGLTRAFEIQEAILPDALAGRDVMARAETGSGKTLAFALSMCARFRGRKVHRRRPLGLVLVPTRELAVQVVDTFHPFARAVGIRAQLVAGGMNIEKQAEALRRGAEIVVATPGRLLDLAARDALFLDRIETTVVDEADHMADLGFLDQVGEILAATPMGTQKMLFSATLDGQVETLVDSFLVDPVEHETTPVAAAVKTMSHHVLAVAPKAKREVIAQLAARRGRTLVFTRTQLGAERIAAELVEVGVQAAALHGNKQQGLRTNVLAGFREGDFPVLVATDVAARGLHIDDVSMVVHADPATDSKEYVHRSGRTARAGAAGSVVTLALPHQTRGTRAVLEAAEVEPTWEEARSADAQALIDLGGRTPSGEPAADPAKIKHKGAPRKLRLSGGVANGGEGANAARAEERRTNEELRAAWDEEAAAEGGPSAGHGARRGAGGSGGRGSGGRGAGGRGGAGRATGQRTGGRTSGRTGQGRTGGARSGGRQGGARTGGDAPSGRSGGGSQGGHGGSRSGRGGQGGRGGQGGRGGSQGRGGPQGGRGGRRGGGGAGPRRGGR
- the panD gene encoding aspartate 1-decarboxylase — its product is MMRTLMTSKIHRATVTQADLHYVGSVTIDAALMDAAGILENEQVSIVDVTNGARLETYAITGERDSGVIGINGAAAHLVVPGDLVIIIAYGLFDAQEAAEHHPRVVHVDGANRVVKVGDDPAEPVPGMPDQRTGR